In uncultured Desulfobacter sp., one DNA window encodes the following:
- a CDS encoding TonB-dependent receptor, whose translation MKKMMNYLRGWMLKTLLIVWCMTTSGVAGAQDTLSLEEITVTAQKQEQSVQDVPMAITAFTGQGIEDAKIESLSDLADLVPSLVINGGKIGMNTPTMRGIHAPYSTFMLSTGLFIDGVPVQSMFGYETTFLDIERVEVLKGPQGTLYGKNSEAGVINIITRQPDNNFRGSLSANIGTWLSSGTDDPLTQAYTIKLSTPIQTDKFFVGIAGKFLQQDGTIENTETGNDEDHREYWFGRAHLRWTPTDQLDISFIASQLQYDSGGGNDNLLESGASNYGVPTPGYRKVSSNLEPENTSSEQTQSLNIKYEINDVFELTSVTARRVFNDDATNDFDHTNATISHMDKDNQYTTLSQELRLSYDNGGVKWIAGVYGDTDEINFDYKYDYGSMINISDMDIDGNTYAVFTNLTYPLSQRFSLVGGLRYETTEKDFQDHIDARQANGSWDDISPKFALEYRPLPGTMTYISASKGYRAGGFNFMATDPRYYTFDEEELWSYEIGVKNTFFNNRLIANASIYLMDISDMQVTEMILSTNKSYVTNAAKATGKGVELELTGKIIAGLTMTAGFGYTHIEFDDFKDAAGDYEGNKTTYAPEYTFNLGAQYRWENGFYARADLIGYGEMYTDRANKYKRDAYQIVNAKIGYETEHYDIYLYGKNIFDERYDTYGSTSINYSDPGEVGLQVTYRF comes from the coding sequence ATGAAAAAAATGATGAATTATTTACGCGGCTGGATGTTGAAAACTCTTCTAATCGTTTGGTGCATGACAACCTCAGGAGTTGCCGGGGCGCAGGATACCCTAAGTTTAGAAGAGATAACGGTAACGGCACAAAAGCAGGAGCAAAGCGTTCAGGATGTACCCATGGCGATTACCGCATTCACGGGCCAGGGAATTGAGGACGCAAAAATTGAATCCTTGTCTGATCTGGCTGATCTTGTCCCTAGTTTAGTAATAAACGGCGGCAAGATCGGCATGAATACACCAACTATGAGAGGCATTCATGCCCCTTATAGCACATTTATGCTTTCCACCGGACTTTTTATAGACGGTGTTCCGGTCCAGTCGATGTTTGGATATGAGACTACATTTCTTGATATTGAACGGGTAGAGGTACTCAAGGGGCCCCAAGGCACCTTGTATGGGAAAAATTCTGAAGCAGGTGTAATTAATATCATTACCCGGCAACCGGACAACAATTTCAGGGGGAGCCTGTCTGCCAATATCGGCACATGGCTCTCTTCCGGGACCGATGACCCCTTAACCCAAGCCTACACCATCAAACTTAGCACTCCCATTCAAACAGATAAATTTTTTGTCGGGATTGCCGGAAAGTTCCTCCAGCAAGACGGTACCATCGAAAATACGGAAACCGGGAATGATGAGGATCATAGAGAATACTGGTTTGGCAGGGCACATCTGCGCTGGACACCCACAGATCAACTGGACATCTCTTTTATTGCATCACAACTCCAATATGATTCAGGCGGAGGAAATGACAACCTGTTAGAATCTGGAGCATCTAATTATGGAGTGCCTACGCCCGGTTATCGCAAGGTCTCTTCAAATTTAGAGCCGGAAAACACTAGTTCAGAACAAACCCAATCCCTTAACATTAAGTATGAAATCAATGACGTGTTTGAATTGACGTCTGTTACGGCGAGAAGAGTCTTTAATGACGATGCCACCAATGATTTTGATCACACTAACGCAACGATATCGCATATGGATAAAGACAACCAATACACTACATTGTCCCAGGAACTGCGCTTGAGCTATGACAATGGCGGCGTGAAGTGGATCGCAGGCGTCTACGGTGATACGGATGAGATAAATTTCGACTATAAGTACGATTATGGCAGCATGATCAATATTTCTGACATGGATATCGATGGAAACACCTATGCTGTTTTTACCAATCTGACCTATCCGCTGTCCCAACGGTTCAGCCTTGTCGGCGGTTTGCGCTACGAGACAACGGAAAAAGACTTTCAAGATCATATCGACGCAAGGCAGGCCAATGGTTCATGGGATGACATAAGTCCCAAATTCGCCCTGGAATACCGTCCTTTGCCGGGAACCATGACTTACATAAGCGCATCCAAAGGATACCGCGCCGGCGGATTTAATTTTATGGCAACAGATCCGCGATACTATACCTTTGATGAAGAGGAACTATGGTCCTATGAAATCGGAGTGAAAAATACCTTTTTTAATAACAGATTGATCGCGAACGCCAGTATTTATCTGATGGATATTTCCGATATGCAGGTGACGGAAATGATTTTATCAACTAATAAATCTTATGTAACCAACGCAGCTAAAGCAACCGGTAAGGGGGTTGAGTTGGAGTTGACGGGAAAAATAATCGCCGGACTGACCATGACGGCCGGTTTCGGCTATACCCACATTGAATTTGACGATTTCAAGGATGCTGCCGGAGATTACGAGGGAAACAAAACGACTTACGCGCCGGAGTATACCTTTAATCTCGGCGCCCAATATCGTTGGGAAAACGGTTTTTATGCCAGGGCCGATTTGATTGGCTATGGTGAAATGTACACGGACAGAGCCAACAAATATAAACGGGATGCTTACCAAATCGTCAACGCCAAAATCGGGTATGAGACGGAGCATTATGATATCTACCTTTACGGCAAGAATATTTTTGACGAAAGATACGATACTTATGGCAGTACTTCCATCAACTATAGTGACCCGGGAGAGGTCGGCCTTCAGGTGACCTATCGTTTCTAA